Below is a window of Vibrio aerogenes DNA.
ATTAATGTATATCAGAAGCCGTTCTGCGCATTTGAATATGATAGGGAAAATTAGCCTTGTTCCTGCGGTTTTTAACATCAATGAACCGGTTATTTTTGGTTCTCCCATTGTCATGAATCCCATTATGTTCATCCCTTTTGTCGGCGCACCACTGATTAATGCGACGATTGCTTACTTTGCATCAAGTATGGACTGGGTCGGAAAAATTGTGTCTCTGGTTCCGGGAACAGCGCCTGCACCGATAGGTGCTTCATGGGCCGCCGGATGGCAACTCAACAATGTGTTGCTGGTGTTTGTCCTCTTTGGTATCAGTTTCATTATTTATTATCCCTTCTTTAAAATTTATGAAAAGCAACTGGTGACAGAAGAAGTCAATGAAGCCAAAAGTGCCCACGGTGAACCGGTGGACGAGACTCATTACGCTTAAAAATACCCGTTTAATCCATATTCGCAGAGCGGGCTTTAAAATACGCTCTGCCTGACAAAAAAGGTAATCCGGATGGAACTCGAATCGACCGTGATGGAATTAATCATCAACGCAGGTGAATCAAAGAGCCTGGCAATGCAGGCATTACATCAGGCTAAAAATAAACAGTGGGCCGAAGCGGATGTATTACTGGAGCAATCAGCGGAAGCTGCAAACCGGGCTCATCAGGTACAAACGGAATTGATTGGTCTGGATGAAGGCGAAGGAAAGGTTCCTGTCAATCTGATCATGGTGCATGCCCAGGACCATATTATGACAGCCATGCTTGCCAGAGAGCTGATCAGAGAGCTGATAGAAGTTCACAAAAAACTCTGATCATCTGGCTTTGCCGGTTCAACAAAAACATCAATAAGGTAAATTATGAATCAATCAACGTTAAGTCAATTTCCCCGTTCATTTCTCTGGGGAGCTTCTACTTCGGCCTATCAGGTTGAGGGGGCATGGAATGAAGATGGAAAAGGCCCTTCAGTGATCGATATGAGCCAGGTGCCGGAAGGTGTCACTGATTTTAAAGTCGCCAGTGACCACTATCATCACTATAAAGAAGACGTCGCACTTATGGCAGAACTTGGCCTGAAAGCTTACCGTTTTTCAGTGGCATGGACCCGTATTTTTCCCAAGGGTGACGGAGAAATAAATCACAAAGGCGTGGCGTTTTACAACAACCTGATTAATGAGCTGATTCAGTATGGTATTGAGCCCATTCTGACGATTTATCACTTTGACCTGCCATACAGCTTGCAGCAACGTGGCGGCTGGTCAAACCGTGAGACGGCAGATGCATTTGCTTTTTATTGTGAGACATTATTTAAGTTGTATGGTGACCGGGTCAAATACTGGTTAACGATCAACGAACAAAACATGATGATTTTACACGGTGATCTTATCGGCACGAAAAAAGTGGATGAATTAAACCCGGTGAAAGATTTGTATCAGCAAAATCATCATATGTTGCTGGCTCAGGCCAAAGCGATGATCTTGTGTCATGAAATTCTGCCGGATGCGAAGATTGGTCCGGCTCCGAATATTTCTGCGATTTATCCGGCTTCACCCAAACCAGAAGATGTTCTGGCTGCGAATTCTTTTTCAGCGATCAGAAACTGGCTGTATCTGGATATGGCGGTATACGGCCGCTATAACGCGACAGCAATCAGCTACTTAAGAGCGCAGGATGCGTTGCCTGAAATTTTGCCGGGAGATATGGCAATCATGGCCCGGGCGAAGCCTGATTTTATCGCATTCAATTATTACAACACGCATGTCATCGCTGAGAGTCCGGTTGATTTCAATCTGGCCGGCAAAACCGGAGATCAACAGGTTACGATTGGCGAAGCCGGCGTGTATAAAGGGTGTGATAATCCATATCTGGTC
It encodes the following:
- a CDS encoding PTS lactose/cellobiose transporter subunit IIA — encoded protein: MELESTVMELIINAGESKSLAMQALHQAKNKQWAEADVLLEQSAEAANRAHQVQTELIGLDEGEGKVPVNLIMVHAQDHIMTAMLARELIRELIEVHKKL
- a CDS encoding glycoside hydrolase family 1 protein, translated to MNQSTLSQFPRSFLWGASTSAYQVEGAWNEDGKGPSVIDMSQVPEGVTDFKVASDHYHHYKEDVALMAELGLKAYRFSVAWTRIFPKGDGEINHKGVAFYNNLINELIQYGIEPILTIYHFDLPYSLQQRGGWSNRETADAFAFYCETLFKLYGDRVKYWLTINEQNMMILHGDLIGTKKVDELNPVKDLYQQNHHMLLAQAKAMILCHEILPDAKIGPAPNISAIYPASPKPEDVLAANSFSAIRNWLYLDMAVYGRYNATAISYLRAQDALPEILPGDMAIMARAKPDFIAFNYYNTHVIAESPVDFNLAGKTGDQQVTIGEAGVYKGCDNPYLVKNEFGWEIDPVGFRTTMREIYERYALPLIVTENGLGAFDKVEEDGSVYDGYRIDFLQQHIDQIQAAITDGVDVFGYCPWSAIDLVSTHQGCSKRYGFIHVDREEFDVKSLKRSKKASFYWYQSLIKNNTSEVSD